CTGGGGAAACCCCAGACATGTGAGAAAGCCAGCCAAGATCAGCAGAACCATCGCTGGCTACGGATGCATGAGGAAGCCTAGCTGGGCTCAGAAGAACTGCACAACTGAGCCCAGCAAAAGTTCTGATACACGGAATCAAGAACTaaaggaagcctgggtggctcagcagttgagcatctgcctttgactcagggcctgatcccagggtctgggatccagtcccacatcaggctcctgcagagagcctccttctctctctctctctctctctcatgaataaataaataaaatctttaaataaataaatgggtgttgttttaGATCACGACATTTTGAATGTCAAAAAGTTAATTGACCTTCTGGCTCACTGGATACTTAGCACTGGCTTTCCCAAAACTTCAACATGCCTCGGAGGCATCCCTAGTACTCTGCTGTCTTAGTCTTTTCAGGCTGCTTGCTGTAACAACAGCAGActggtggcttataaacaatagcaATTTGTTTTTCATGGCTCTGGAGGCCGGAAGTCTGAGATCTGGGTGCCAACATGATCAGGTGGGTCTTCTTCCAGGGTGCAGACTTCACActatatcctcacatggcagagagggagtgggagagctttctttataagagcactaatcccattcttgGGGGCATAgcccctcccaaaggccccacctcctccaaTACCTTGGGGAGGGGGTAGATTTCAACGTCTGAATTTTGAAGAGACACAAGCATTCAGACGCTGGCACCCATGAACATCTTAACAAAGACAGAATCTgaaaagggcgcctgggtggcccactggttgagcgtctgccttcagctcaggtcatgatcattgagtctcgggatcaagtcccaaatcaggctcctcacagggagcctgcttctccctctacctgtgtctctgcctctgtctgtctctcatgaataaataaataaactctttaaaaaaaaaaaagaatctgaaaggatacatattttgaaatagttaAGCAGCCAAGAGCCATCACGCAGAAAGTGTGCTACTTCTtagcatttgaaaattttatcatttatcactgatttttctttttttttcttttttttaaagattttatttatttattcatgagagagagagaggcagagacacaagcaggctccatgcagggagcgtgacgtgggacttgaacccgggtctccaggatcatgacctgggccaaaggcggcgctaaactgctgagccacccgggctcccctatcactgatttttcttaaggaaaaactAATTGCTGTGCAGAAGTCCAAGCAGGTAGGTCTTTTCATTCCCAGCAGTCAAATGTGAACACTTCTAAAAGACTTGATTTGCTCCATCAAGAGCTTGTTCTTCCTGTTTCCCAGCTGTATCTTCCTGTTCATTAGCTGTTACTAAGTATTGAGTGGATAAAACCTGTGTAAGGAGAGCAGTTGTTCCTTAGGCTGATCCCCAGGGTCACATTTAATTGGGAGAAAATGGTAGGTATGGGATCATTGACCATGGCTATAGCAGCCTTTCTGTTGAGAGCTGATCAGCTGCTTTCACAATTTTGCAAAACAGCAAGAACTGTGTTCTTCAGATGCTGCTAATCTTTGCCCATTACTGGCAATATAAAATTCGAGTGACCAGGTTTTAGATTGTGTTGCAGGAGGCAGCTCTTAGTTGCTCTCTTCAATGAAAGTTTCTCTGTGCATCTATCTCAAACGCATGTATTCCAACTTGCATATTCTTTGGAGTATGAATGCCATTTTCAATTTTCACCATACTTTGATTTATTtgcaggaactttttttttttaagacttatttatttatttgagagacagagaacatgagcagagggagagggagaagcagactccctacagacctgggagccagacttggggctccatcccaggactgtgggattatgacctgaactgaaggcagatacttaactgactgagccacccaggtaagcCAGGAACTTTAAATGTGTTAGGGAAACACAGCTTTTTTCATGATCTAAGTCCTAAatggttttttttccctgttcttttGATTTTGCTTATGGTGGTTTActatagagaaatatttttgtttactaTGTTTCTTTACTATTAAGAAATATGTTGTCAAGTGCGTCAATCTCTTAAAATTTCTGGATTTTGTATCATAGTTACAAATGCCTTTTCCTGAGTTTCTAAAGTTATTCTCCcacgttttctttttctttttctcatgttttcttctagtgttttataattttttttttatttatgatagtcacagagagagagagagagagagagagagagagagagagaggcagagacatgggcagagggagaagcaggctccatgaacccggagcccgacgtgggattcgatcccgggtctccaggatcgcgccctgggccaaaggcaggcgctaaaccgctgcgcgaCCCAGAGAtcccataattttgtttttgaacatttttaaagaaaaagaaatttgagccatttggaatttattctggTATAAGCTTTTTCAGGTCCTTAAAGTTGATCCCCAAACCAGTTATTGAatagtccattttctttttttttttaataaagattttatttatttattcatgagagagagagagagagaggcagagacacaggcagagggagaagcaggctccatgcaccgggagcccgacgtgggattcgattctgggtctccaggatcgcaccctgggccaaaggcaggcggcaaaccgctgcgccacccagggatccctgaatagtCCATTTTCTTTCACTGATTTGAGACTCAAATTTACTCAATGACACAATTATTTATTGCATAATAAATTTCCATATGCATATTGATCCGTTCCTGgatttttcattctcttcctttgttcattcattcatcaatgcatactggttttaaatatttaggttttataatgttttaataacTAAACTTAAAAAACTTTTGACTATTTTTGCTCATTTACTTTTCCATGTTAGTCTTAGAATCATTttgtccaattaaaaaaattctgttagtATTTTTATTGGAATCACATTAAATTTACTACTTAGGTTAAGCGGAACAACCATTATAATACTCGATGTAGTATTTatgttcagtgtttttttttatgttcattttgagaatttaaaaattttacttatatagTTCTTGACACTTCCTATTAGTTTTGAggcatttttatcttcttaaatcCTGTTACAAATTGATCCTTTGCTTTCATTATATTCTCAAACCTTTTATAAAACTATTGATCTATGAATATTCATGCTCTATGTCACtgttattaaatttttacttgttttccatGAGATCTTCATTTATATGAACATATAATCTATAAGTAGTGACAACTTTCACCTCCTTTTCCCACTTTTATatctctagtttctttttctgacttgtgTTTAGTGCCTTCAAAACCTATTAAGTATAATAATGAATATTACTGTTGTGAATAAAAATCTGTCAAGTTCTTTGATATTCATCCTTCAAAAGATAAGAGACAAATTATCTTCTTGAATGGAGGCTAGCTGGAGTGACTTGCTTCTGTGGAATagcaataaagaggaaaggataaTGTATGACTTTGGAGAACAGGTCATAAAAGGTGGTGTAGCTTCCTTTCTCTATCTTGGTTTATTTACTGTGAGGAGAGAGGTGCCAGATTCATGTTTTGAGGACATGCAGGCATTGAGGCTTCTGCCAACAGTCGTCCAAGTGAGCTAGAAAATAGATCCTCCTGCCGCGGTTAAGCCCTCAGATAACTGCAGCTCCAGCTGATATCTTGACTGTAACCTTACGAGAAATTGGAGCCAGAACAACGCAGCCAAGCTGCCCCCCAGATAGGTGTTAGTAACGTTTTTTGTTCATTGGAGCAGATTATAagatatattctttaaatttttatttatttatgatagtcacacagagagagagagagagagagagagagagagagaggcgcagagacataggccgagggagaagcaggctccatgcaccgggagcccgacgtgggactcgatcccgggtctccaggatcgcaccctgagtcaaaggcaggcgccaaaccactgcaccacccagggatccctagagcaGATTATAAATTGATTCACAGAAAACCCATGAAGCTTAGAAGTGAATTGTATCAGTTTGGCCTGAAAAGGACAACTCGAATACCCCCTGAAGAGAGTACTTCAGACCCCTGCACAACAATGGTTGGGAAATGGCTCAGATAACTACTGAGTTGTAAATATAGGCTAGTTTTTAAGGCACTGGAAGGATAACCCAGAGGGCAGAATCAAGAGTCCAGTGGATGGAGACAAGAACCACTGGGTATTGCCAGAAAGTACGATGAAGTTCTAAGCAAGGAACTGTCAACATTTACCGAATTGGATTTCAGAATGTCAATGCTCTAGTGACTGCTGTGTGCCTTCTGTTCCCCTTTGAAGAAAAATGTCTACAGAGTAAGTTTCCTGTGCCTCTCCCATGATGGCGTGTGAAGTATGAGGTAGTGGTTGGGGTAGGTCACTTGTCTTTTTAACTCACAGATCTTCATACAGAGGGGCCACTTAATGCACACCCAAGGACCATCCAAAGAGCCTCATCTGTTCCAGGACCTCACAAAATCCTGAACCTCGATGTTGTAACGGGATGAGAACtttgcagggggctggggaggaggtgaGTGTTTACTGCATGTGGAAAAGGGTATACATTCTTTGTGGCCAGAGGATGGATTTCGGTTGTTTTAAAACCTGGCCCCCCAAATTATTTAGCTCTCTTCCCATCAGTATGATTCTATGGCGGCTACACTAATACAGTACAGAATAAAGAGTGTATCAGTTTCCGCTCCCAGGCCTTCAgtgttaagagaaaaaatattcagttgttaaaaatggttaaggcAGACTTTACTCAGGACCGTCCCAATAGGTATTAAGGACCACACCGACAGAGTTTTGCAGTGGAGATTAGGCTCAACTCCAGATACAGCCTGGCTAAGTGAGGGTTTGGGGCCAGGAGCAGGTTGGGGGGAGCGGATATAAAGTTGCTATGAAGGCATTACCAGGAGGGAAGGCCGGGTGGTTCTGGCAGGAACGACCTAACAGGACTCTCTAAAGGCCCCCAGGGTGATCAGACGTcaccggggggcggcgggggccagGGGGCCTGAGATAAGGACGGACAGGGTTCTTGCTAGGGCGGCTTTACAATCCCGGGCACAGACGGGCCTAGGGGGTGTGGTCAAGCAAAGAATCTTTGCCATTAAGACACTGACGATTTCCACTTCCCGTCGTGTGAGGCGCTGGCTTTAGAGGCAGCGGCCACGCCGAGCGGACGTCAGGGGCACGCAGAGGCCAGTGCGCTGCAGCGGCCCCACCCCGCCGAGGCCCCAGCCCCGCCACGTGAGCGGGGAAGCCCGAAGGATGACGTTagcccagccctgccactccGCCCACAGGGGGGGATCCGGAACGAGGGTCACCCGGCTAAGCCCAGCGAACCTCCAGAACCACGAGCGACAACAATAACCCGAATGCGAGCTACTACTGCGACGGACGCACGAGGTCAACTCGGGCTTGCCATCGTGTTCACTGCAATCTGCAACTGGGAGACTTCCGGAGCCCTCTTTAGGAGCGCTGATTGGCTGACATGCACGTCAATCAGGGCTTTCTACCCAATAGGCTTTCCAGTCCCCAGGCACCTATCCCGCCCCAACCCCGCTCTCTCCGAAGTAGTCTGGGCAGAATCCAGAGACTGCCCGGAAAGACCACAGAGCAGCCAGGGACCTCCCGGAGAGGTGTAGGGGGCTTCCTCCGGCGCGGGCCAATGAACTCTTTCTTCCGGCAGCCAATTCCGTTATCGAGACCGCCCAAGAGGAAGGACGTTTCGATTGGCTGTTCGGTACAGAGGCACAGAGACTCGCGGGAGCCTCGACCAAGCCCTCGCCATTGTTGTCCAGTTGGGCTGTCAATCAGTCCGCCTCTCTGGGTGGGCGGAACTGGACGGCCCGCGGGCCCCGCCTCTTCCGGGGCTGGCCTGCGGAgctggcgggggggcgggggctgcgggagccgcgggggcggggcgcgctgCTCGGCGGGGACGCTCGGGGGTGCAGCGCCAGGCGTGCTCCCAAAGCggagccgggcggggcggggcggggcggggcggggcgagggccgACCgcgcgggtgggggcggggccggggcggggccggaggaGGCGGAAGCGGGAGAGAGCTCGGGCCGCAGCCATATAGGAGCCAGCGTCCCGGCCggcggagcggcggcggcggggttggccggggcggcggggcgggcgggccgggggccggggtcGAGACCAGGGGTCGGGTGACGGGCGGGCCGAGCTCCCGCCCCATCGCAGAGCCGGGGAGGATGCGgccgggggctccggggcggggcgggcggcagcGGCTGCAGCGCTAGCGGCGCAGGgggtgggcggcggcggcggcggcatgAGGCGCGGGGCCGGCGCCCGCGGGAGGGAGGCGCTGCCGGCGGCCCGGCCGCTCCCGCTGCAGCTGCTCGCCGGGCTCGCCGTGCCCTGCGTGCGGGGCCCCGGTCG
This sequence is a window from Canis lupus dingo isolate Sandy chromosome 23, ASM325472v2, whole genome shotgun sequence. Protein-coding genes within it:
- the LOC112668890 gene encoding neural Wiskott-Aldrich syndrome protein-like; this encodes MGPKLRGRALGEGAGEASGGAADGHHGRPGRRPGPERPGPRTQGTASPASSCSGSGRAAGSASLPRAPAPRLMPPPPPPTPCAASAAAAAARPAPEPPAASSPALRWGGSSARPSPDPCVPAEQRAPPPRLPQPPPPRQLRRPAPEEAGPAGRPVPPTQRGGLIDSPTGQQWRGLGRGSRESLCLCTEQPIETSFLLGGLDNGIGCRKKEFIGPRRRKPPTPLREPISAPKEGSGSLPVADCSEHDGKPELTSCVRRSSSSHSGYCCRSWFWRFAGLSRVTLVPDPPLWAEWQGWANVILRASPLTWRGWGLGGVGPLQRTGLCVPLTSARRGRCL